The Drosophila innubila isolate TH190305 chromosome 3R unlocalized genomic scaffold, UK_Dinn_1.0 2_E_3R, whole genome shotgun sequence genome has a segment encoding these proteins:
- the LOC117790399 gene encoding tyrosine kinase receptor Cad96Ca: MDYTRGRPFICNRNYPGTSTPRSIFFNILLVTATIDLFLTQNATAQEQNAPPILYVRERNWRISEAEEVGQIIDRVRAEDADGDDLIFGIEPRFLTPGQQNSNNPNKLPFRIDQDTGVVYLNESLVGRAGENFLIYITVSDGRYTAKNEVFINILGRRESSGYHGFGSRSPPSISNVVQNISQFLPSFDQLPGVQSIRNSLPNRRPSINLPPGFPANNGGNFGLPSYANYYPPPPPPPSTPGEENVIDEQPSLTSTLPEATKSSISTTPRSRTKLTPIANHTSGNAVSSQPESESEAAKQDEKSSITLFTIKSSSIPIIVGVCGLLAVVVAIFGYLFRRRLCAISKTLKKSKEKEELAKKSNANNSIADDSRNSMVMQQWNGPVAFANRYVPWEREQQLAITSTSQLSTSVANGGDVAMAASAMGAGSPSASLPTGRAAVMEGGVGGDSSCDQWEFPRHRLKFFNILGEGAFGQVWRCEATDMDGSGDVTTVAVKTLKESAAEVEKKDLLSELEVMKTLEAHVNVVRLLGCCTDKDPTFVILEYVNRGKLQAYLRNSRAERHYGNTHGKSNILTSGDLTSFMYQVAKGMDYLTSRGIIHRDLAARNILITDDHTCKVADFGFARDIITSKIYERKSEGKLPIRWMATESLYDNIFSIKSDIWSFGILMWEIVTLGSTPYPGISAADVMRKVRDGYRLEKPEHCRRELYNIMYYCWSHDVNERPTFAEIIKMLDKLLHTEMDYIELERFPDHNYYNIVNLSGEKL, translated from the exons CTACAGCACAGGAGCAAAATGCACCGCCAATTCTTTATGTTCGGGAACGGAACTGGCGAATCTCCGAGGCAGAGGAGGTGGGACAGATCATTGACCGTGTACGCGCTGAAGATGCTGACGGTGATGATCTGATATTTGGAATTGAGCCGCGATTTTTAACTCCTGGACAACAGAATTCCAACAACCCAAATAAACTGCCCTTTCGCATAGATCAAGATACGGGCGTGGTCTACCTTAATGAAAGCCTAGTAGGACgt gCCGGAGAGAACTTTCTTATCTACATAACAGTTTCAGATGGACGTTACACAGCAAAAAATGAAGTATTTATTAACATACTGGGACGTCGGGAAAGCAGCGGGTATCATGGTTTCGGGTCCCGTTCGCCGCCCTCAATTTCGAATGTTGTGCAGAACATTTCACAGTTTTTGCCCTCATTTGATCAATTGCCCGGCGTACAGTCGATAAGAAATAGTTTGCCTAATCGACGGCCGAGCATCAATTTACCGCCTGGCTTTCCAGCAAATAACGGTGGCAACTTTGGGCTGCCTTCGTATGCTAATTATTatccaccaccgccaccaccaccatcgACACCTGGAGAGGAGAACGTTATCGATGAGCAGCCGTCGCTCACATCCACATTGCCGGAAGCAACAAAAAGCTCAATTTCAACAACGCCGCGGAGTCGCACCAAGTTGACACCTATAGCTAATCACACTTCCGGCAATGCGGTGTCATCTCAGCCGGAGTCGGAGTCTGAAGCAGCGAAACAGGATGAGAAGAGCAGCATAACTCTCTTCACCATCAAGTCATCCTCCATTCCAATTATTGTAGGCGTTTGTGGCCTtcttgctgtggttgttgccaTTTTCGGATACCTTTTCCGCCGTCGGCTGTGCGCCATCAGCAAAACACTGAAGAAGTCCAAAGAAAAAGAGGAATTGGCTAAAAAGTCGAATGCAAACAATTCGATAGCCGACGATAGTCGCAATTCGATGGTAATGCAACAATGGAACGGTCCTGTTGCCTTTGCCAATCGATATGTGCCCTGGGAGCGGGAACAGCAGCTGGCGATAACG TCAACTTCGCAACTATCAACAAGTGTCGCAAATGGCGGAGATGTTGCAATGGCCGCATCCGCAATGGGAGCTGGCAGCCCAAGTGCGTCGTTACCTACAGGACGAGCGGCTGTTATGGAAGGCGGCGTTGGTGGCGACTCCAGCTGCGATCAATGGGAATTCCCAAGACAtcgattgaaatttttcaacatATTGGGCGAAGGCGCCTTTGGGCAAGTATGGCGCTGCGAAGCCACTGACATGGATG GATCTGGAGATGTCACGACAGTTGCTGTGAAAACTTTAAAGGAGAGCGCAGCAGAAGTCGAAAAGAAAGATTTACTTTCCGAATTAGAG GTGATGAAGACTCTGGAGGCACATGTAAACGTCGTTCGTTTGCTAGGCTGTTGCACAGATAAGGATCCGACTTTTGTTATCCTTGAATATGTAAATCGTGGAAAGCTGCAAGCCTACTTAAGAAACTCAAGGGCAGAAAG ACATTACGGAAATACACACGGCAAATCAAATATTCTTACGTCGGGCGATTTAACATCATTCATGTACCAAGTTGCCAAAGGAATGGATTATCTCACGTCACGCGGG aTAATTCATCGTGATCTCGCTGCGCGTAATATTCTAATTACCGACGATCACACCTGCAAAGTAGCTGACTTTGGATTCGCCAGAGATATCATCACATCTAAGATCTACGAGCGAAAGAGTGAGGGAAAACTGCCAATAAG atgGATGGCAACAGAGTCACTTTAtgataatatattttccataaaATCGGACATCTGGAGCTTTGGCATACTAATGTGGGAAATAGTAACATTAGGGTCAACGCCATATCCAGGAATATCCGCCGCTGATGTTATGCGCAAG GTGAGAGACGGATATCGCTTGGAAAAGCCAGAGCACTGTCGAAGGGAACTCTACAATATAATGTACTATTGTTGGTCCCACGATGTTAATGAGCGACCCACATTTGccgaaataattaaaatgctcgACAAATTATTGCACACTGAAATGGACTACATCGAATTGGAGCGTTTTCCTGACCACAACTACTACAACATTGTTAATCTCAGTGGAGAGAAATTGTAA
- the LOC117792264 gene encoding uncharacterized protein LOC117792264, with protein MYANIRILVILVLTSHQSCFGYYIRNAEESSATKNVGAAKNRNDEWGAFQNTLGLSQEKVELLKSQKDQQGTKELLNRFIKENPKYLSTTNKNTNTKAVKRPGYQFNRLLRALVKNLKNSNRMLKTSFNFELADRPLKPLKRSRRKIAVKMVSDMSSERVDHLIKMFYDKHNIQPSDFYNDRINDSNDDGDYSDPEMTRRTQMDADFDSEYDYDNLYDDERDVALTAKSNQNLEYGSFQDLILQAKRNQWEQESEETKLHIPHNDHFI; from the exons atgtatgcaaacaTAAGAATTTTAGTAATTCTGGTGCTTACGTCACATCAGAGTTGCTTTGGATATTACATCAGGAATGCGGAGGAGTCTTCGGCCACAAAAAATGTGGGTGCTGCTAAAAATCGCAACGATGAATGGGGAGCATTCCAGAATACGCTAGGACTATCTCAAGAGAAAG ttgAACTACTGAAGTCACAGAAGGATCAACAGGGCACAAAGGAGTTGCTCAATCGATTCATCAAGGAAAACCCAAAGTACCTAAGTACTACCAATAAGAATACAAACACAAAGGCGGTTAAACGACCAGGTTATCAATTCAATCGACTTCTACGAGCATTGGTGAAGAATCTGAAGAACTCGAACCGAATGCTGAAGACATCCTTCAATTTCGAGCTGGCCGACAGACCCTTGAAGCCATTGAAACGCTCTCGTCGCAAGATTGCCGTCAAGATGGTGTCGGACATGTCCTCGGAACGGGTTGATcatctaattaaaatgttcTACGACAAGCACAACATTCAACCCTCGGACTTCTATAATGATAGGATTAATGACTCCAATGACGATGGTGATTACAGTGATCCGGAGATGACACGGCGGACACAAATGGACGCTGATTTCGATTCGGAATACGACTACGACAATCTCTACGACGACGAACGTGACGTTGCCTTAACTGCCAAATCCAACCAGAACTTGGAATATGGTTCATTCCAGGATCTCATTCTTCAGGCGAAAAGAAATCAATGGGAGCAGGAGAGTGAGGAGACAAAGTTGCATATTCCCCATAATgatcatttcatttga
- the LOC117792227 gene encoding protein distal antenna: protein MNIRMGTKGKRPLRSLTPRDKIHAIQRIHDGESKASVARDIGVPESTLRGWCKNEDKLRFMSRQSAADKMCADALVDKLDGSAGLLGPPEKRQRLDNNSLPLNFSNKMNFDELAFKRSPLNGLDYSTNKSLSDMNYNGLPVDYVGFNGAVKNKVFGADISRPGQTDPSLNAISPLSSLTHLSGLSGISQSPLAISFNELTSNLNLLAQLNPGLAAMSGLNSFAATANTLRNPKPAQVSQSQVQSPRSDSGERERTPALSVKNWAKQKPSGNSLTPSDCDTKSGNIKSPSPSLAPSLVGCVAPLSGLPDDPLLYWLKSQQAMLGLNSLYPPPVSMGVTSPPIRSSTPQQQQMNQYANTPPIPSAPLTPSSTPSGSLDDKNTAWYNWCKAFGASLHSLNPNAATLAALQANSLQHHASSGSAEASHMEDIAKPPFENILYSQLTKETGTGTGTPSVRSLSSNEHNHMEPNDATTDPDADPDADVDADADGEAAGKPEDLSAKSVKTASSSSTPSPTLASPSPTSREQSPEPSAEVGTKPSNAEGNTVGEDCKSVLNNIIYKIGASHNSTNPINTDVGCDSETSFTSDNHHHHHHHHHNNNDVSASNNNNSHNSNNSNNNNNNNSNKTDEEERAKYMNFTGDMDMESADIEEVVAIRHGEKFLQWLENCSNPRVTAVQLMQLRFLIAAIKSSSDTPSGQGNCLAENDDNLHEDSSRNKSRRRK, encoded by the coding sequence ATGAACATCCGCATGGGGACAAAGGGCAAGCGGCCACTGCGTAGCTTGACCCCCCGGGACAAGATCCATGCGATCCAGCGCATCCATGATGGCGAATCCAAGGCATCGGTGGCCCGGGACATTGGTGTGCCGGAGTCGACACTGCGCGGCTGGTGCAAGAACGAGGACAAGCTCCGCTTTATGTCCCGCCAATCGGCGGCTGATAAAATGTGTGCCGATGCATTGGTGGATAAGCTGGATGGCTCCGCTGGTCTGTTGGGGCCACCAGAGAAGCGTCAGCGATTGGACAACAATTCCCTGCCATTGAACTTCTCGAATAAAATGAACTTTGATGAACTGGCCTTCAAGCGCTCGCCCTTAAATGGCTTGGACTATAGTACAAATAAGAGTTTATCCGACATGAACTACAACGGACTGCCAGTTGATTATGTGGGCTTCAATGGAGCCGTGAAGAACAAAGTGTTTGGTGCAGATATTTCCCGGCCGGGTCAGACGGATCCATCGCTCAATGCCATTAGTCCACTGTCGAGTCTTACACACTTGTCCGGACTCAGCGGTATTTCCCAATCCCCGCTAGCGATCAGCTTCAATGAACTAACCTCAAACCTTAATCTGCTGGCCCAGCTCAACCCCGGATTGGCGGCCATGTCCGGATTGAACAGTTTTGCGGCAACAGCCAACACACTGCGCAATCCAAAGCCAGCTCAGGTCAGTCAATCCCAGGTGCAGAGTCCGCGCAGTGACAGCGGGGAAAGGGAGAGGACTCCAGCGCTGTCCGTCAAGAATTGGGCGAAGCAAAAGCCATCGGGCAACAGCTTGACTCCATCCGACTGTGACACCAAAAGTGGTAACATCAAGAGTCCGAGTCCTTCCCTGGCGCCATCGCTCGTGGGCTGTGTGGCACCTCTGTCGGGCCTGCCCGATGATCCTCTGCTCTACTGGCTCAAGTCACAGCAGGCGATGCTCGGCCTGAACAGCCTATACCCGCCGCCAGTGTCAATGGGCGTCACCAGTCCGCCCATCCGATCATCCacaccacagcagcagcagatgaaTCAATATGCCAACACTCCACCCATTCCATCGGCTCCACTAACTCCATCGTCGACACCATCGGGTAGTCTGGATGACAAGAACACAGCATGGTACAACTGGTGCAAGGCCTTTGGCGCCAGTCTACACTCTCTCAATCCGAATGCGGCCACACTGGCAGCTCTCCAAGCGAATTCCCTACAACATCACGCCTCATCCGGCAGCGCAGAGGCTTCGCACATGGAAGACATCGCCAAGCCGCCGTTTGAAAACATTCTCTACTCACAGCTAACTAAAGagactggaactggaactggaactccGTCGGTTCGAAGTCTGTCATCCAACGAGCATAACCATATGGAACCAAACGATGCGACGACAGATCCCGATGCTGATCCCGATGCTGATGTCGATGCCGATGCAGATGGTGAAGCAGCCGGAAAGCCCGAGGATCTATCAGCGAAATCAGTGAAGACAGCCAGCTCCAGTTCCACCCCTAGTCCCACATTGGCATCCCCAAGTCCAACCAGTCGCGAGCAGAGTCCCGAGCCGAGTGCGGAGGTGGGCACGAAGCCGAGCAATGCCGAGGGGAACACTGTCGGGGAGGATTGCAAGAGTGTGTTGAACAACATCATCTATAAGATTGGTGCATCCCACAATTCAACGAATCCCATTAACACGGATGTTGGCTGCGATTCCGAGACAAGTTTCACAAGtgataatcatcatcatcatcatcatcatcaccacaacaacaacgatgtcagtgccagcaacaacaataacagccacaacagcaacaacagcaacaacaacaacaataacaactcgAATAAGACCGATGAGGAAGAACGCGCCAAGTACATGAACTTCACTGGTGACATGGACATGGAGAGTGCGGACATCGAGGAAGTGGTGGCAATCCGGCATGGCGAGAAGTTTCTCCAGTGGCTGGAGAACTGCAGCAATCCACGTGTGACAGCCGTTCAACTGATGCAACTGCGATTCCTGATCGCAGCCATCAAATCGAGCAGTGATACGCCCTCGGGACAGGGCAATTGTCTGGCCGAGAATGATGACAATTTGCACGAGGATTCAAGTAGAAACAAGTCGCGTCGCCGGAAATAG